One genomic region from Prochlorococcus marinus CUG1433 encodes:
- a CDS encoding DUF3303 domain-containing protein, translating into MQRYLISYEFTDGEDQEEGAEMLINWYESGGPQNRPENYEVHSWIFMVQNGIGHSVVSADSLETIWKQWHPWRRLMDISIQPCMDLDETVGLFKKQKMNTRIV; encoded by the coding sequence ATGCAAAGGTATTTGATTTCCTACGAATTTACTGATGGCGAGGATCAAGAAGAAGGGGCAGAAATGCTAATTAATTGGTATGAATCAGGCGGTCCCCAAAACAGACCTGAAAACTATGAGGTTCATTCTTGGATTTTTATGGTTCAAAATGGGATTGGACATTCTGTAGTAAGTGCAGATTCTCTTGAGACAATTTGGAAGCAATGGCATCCCTGGAGAAGGTTAATGGATATAAGTATTCAGCCGTGTATGGATCTTGATGAGACAGTCGGATTATTCAAAAAACAAAAAATGAATACGCGGATAGTCTAA
- a CDS encoding molecular chaperone DnaJ, producing MNTQELKVNYKTLLNKAAQANGRKETVSYLNRAAKIKSKLYSTSKVNCFRCNGAGFLRISLDETKTCLSCYGKGFLIKENQQL from the coding sequence ATGAATACTCAAGAACTAAAAGTCAATTATAAAACTCTCTTAAATAAGGCTGCTCAAGCAAACGGTCGTAAAGAAACTGTTTCTTACTTAAATCGTGCTGCTAAAATCAAGTCAAAACTTTACTCAACTTCTAAAGTAAATTGCTTTAGATGTAATGGAGCTGGTTTCCTAAGAATTTCATTAGATGAAACTAAAACCTGTTTATCTTGTTATGGGAAGGGATTCTTAATAAAAGAAAATCAGCAGCTTTAA
- a CDS encoding SDR family oxidoreductase, whose protein sequence is MSTYLITGSNRGIGLELCRQIHKRGDNVIATCRKASKELRDLGVRIEENIEISSDESITNLCKKLSGVSLDCLIHNAGIYEFNSFENLDKKSILRQFEVNALSPICMTQSLRHLLKRSSKVAFITSRMGSIEDNTSGSSYGYRMSKVALSMAAKSLSIDLSREDIYVAILHPGLVSTRMTGFTSNGISPEESANGLLKRIDSLNKNNSGMFWHSNGEILPW, encoded by the coding sequence ATGTCGACTTATCTAATTACAGGATCAAATAGGGGTATTGGATTAGAACTATGTAGGCAAATTCATAAGAGGGGAGATAATGTAATTGCAACATGTAGGAAAGCTTCAAAAGAACTTAGAGATTTAGGAGTAAGAATTGAAGAGAATATAGAAATTTCTTCTGATGAGTCGATAACAAATTTGTGTAAAAAACTATCTGGAGTTAGTTTAGATTGCTTAATTCATAATGCAGGAATTTATGAATTTAATTCTTTCGAAAACTTAGATAAGAAAAGTATTTTGCGTCAATTTGAAGTTAATGCATTGAGCCCAATATGTATGACTCAATCACTTAGACATCTTTTAAAAAGATCTTCTAAAGTTGCTTTTATCACAAGTAGAATGGGGTCTATTGAAGATAATACATCAGGAAGTTCTTATGGTTACAGGATGTCTAAGGTAGCCTTGTCTATGGCAGCAAAATCACTTTCCATAGATTTATCAAGAGAAGATATTTATGTAGCTATTTTGCATCCTGGGTTAGTAAGTACAAGAATGACTGGCTTTACAAGTAATGGAATTAGTCCTGAAGAATCAGCAAATGGCCTTTTAAAACGTATTGATTCTTTAAATAAAAATAATTCGGGGATGTTTTGGCATTCCAACGGAGAAATTTTGCCCTGGTGA
- a CDS encoding TIGR02450 family Trp-rich protein, with protein MKWPPTLCWTAPKTINGNRHFQVKAYGGKNEDRWVDIFPTKNKKDIKRISWAKLKSEWTTGWSRLPNDKD; from the coding sequence ATGAAATGGCCTCCTACTCTTTGTTGGACAGCACCAAAAACTATCAATGGTAATAGGCATTTTCAAGTTAAAGCTTATGGTGGTAAAAATGAAGATAGATGGGTTGATATTTTTCCTACCAAAAATAAAAAAGATATTAAAAGGATCTCATGGGCAAAACTAAAATCAGAATGGACTACTGGATGGTCAAGACTCCCAAATGATAAAGATTAG
- a CDS encoding high light inducible protein, which yields MDALTSFIVVIIAITIQFSLYAIKRLQEPLEPNYLIDKNSKKNKNYMGKFWKNAEITNGRLAMIGFLALIINYGFFGWIIPGFI from the coding sequence ATGGATGCACTTACTAGTTTTATAGTTGTTATCATCGCAATTACAATTCAATTCTCTTTATACGCCATCAAAAGGTTGCAGGAACCTTTAGAACCAAATTATTTGATAGATAAAAATTCGAAAAAAAATAAAAACTATATGGGTAAATTTTGGAAAAATGCGGAAATAACAAATGGGAGATTAGCTATGATTGGTTTTTTAGCTTTGATAATAAACTACGGTTTTTTTGGGTGGATAATACCTGGTTTTATTTAA
- a CDS encoding DUF1651 domain-containing protein, whose amino-acid sequence MTSGVANVRTYFYRGSLIDPPTGWLFNKKSGLLIFFESYKKSVPNNLQVYTHLFYANELGEPAQFKNSRLHSIECACETWNELISGGWQIVTNKFQ is encoded by the coding sequence ATGACTTCAGGAGTCGCAAATGTTCGGACTTATTTTTATCGTGGCAGCCTTATTGACCCCCCAACTGGCTGGTTGTTTAACAAAAAAAGTGGTTTATTAATTTTTTTTGAGAGTTATAAGAAATCTGTACCTAATAACTTACAAGTATACACTCATCTTTTCTATGCAAATGAATTAGGTGAACCAGCCCAATTTAAAAATTCAAGACTTCATTCTATTGAGTGTGCTTGTGAAACATGGAATGAATTAATTTCAGGAGGTTGGCAAATTGTTACTAATAAATTCCAGTAA
- a CDS encoding Notch domain-containing protein: MSNKFYEWWKNHRKVVTYGAFIILFGFYLSPVVKEAKYKNQCIKYSTEGALTKFNKDNIGETLLEETGLNIDELAKIEGYKNCIK, encoded by the coding sequence GTGTCCAATAAATTTTATGAATGGTGGAAAAACCATAGAAAAGTTGTAACCTACGGAGCTTTTATCATCTTGTTTGGTTTTTATTTATCTCCTGTTGTCAAAGAAGCAAAATACAAAAACCAATGTATTAAGTACTCTACTGAAGGAGCTTTAACTAAATTTAATAAGGACAATATAGGAGAAACTCTACTAGAAGAAACAGGTTTGAATATTGATGAACTTGCAAAGATTGAAGGTTATAAGAATTGCATTAAATAA
- a CDS encoding NAD-dependent DNA ligase: MKTYLEERIEWYDDNYRNGNALISDKQFDQLEKNLLRTKPYCDYFKKKNKLVLPPLEKDSIDEFLKGLLVDTKLLIEPKIDGCAVALQYRDGTLEKAISRKGEDVTSKLIKVQDIPNKLPLRGVLQVRGELYAPNQSPNISQRIASRFLRAEEGFSESLSFCAFQILNSTLNQYESKKSLSKLGFTIPHDISCNFTSQVEVFRKQWLEGKLFSKYPTDGIVVKINSRKLQLIREKSNLDYPYWQVAIKR, translated from the coding sequence ATGAAGACTTATTTAGAAGAACGAATTGAATGGTATGACGATAATTATAGAAATGGTAATGCTTTAATTTCTGATAAGCAGTTCGATCAACTTGAAAAAAACTTATTAAGAACAAAACCTTATTGTGATTACTTTAAAAAGAAAAACAAACTAGTTTTACCTCCATTAGAAAAGGATTCAATAGATGAATTTTTGAAAGGATTATTAGTAGATACCAAATTATTAATTGAACCAAAAATTGATGGTTGTGCTGTTGCTTTGCAATATAGGGACGGAACCTTGGAGAAAGCAATTTCAAGAAAAGGGGAAGACGTTACTAGTAAACTTATTAAAGTCCAAGACATTCCCAATAAACTCCCTTTAAGAGGTGTTCTTCAAGTTAGAGGTGAATTATATGCACCCAACCAAAGTCCAAATATCTCCCAGAGAATCGCTTCTAGATTTCTAAGAGCTGAAGAAGGATTTTCTGAAAGTCTTAGCTTCTGCGCATTTCAAATACTTAATTCAACACTTAACCAATATGAGTCCAAAAAGAGTCTTTCGAAGCTTGGCTTCACGATCCCTCATGATATTTCATGCAACTTTACGAGCCAAGTTGAAGTATTTAGAAAACAATGGCTTGAAGGGAAGCTTTTTAGTAAATATCCAACAGATGGAATAGTAGTAAAAATAAATTCCAGAAAATTACAATTGATTAGAGAAAAATCAAATTTAGATTATCCTTATTGGCAAGTTGCAATAAAACGTTAA
- a CDS encoding DUF1651 domain-containing protein, with product MTLGGANVWTNFSYGYRNESPSGWLLSQDRSKLILFIRNKKSPRNSMRIFAHTYYANDLGEPMALKSSTQMYLDNAWDKWHDLQLEGWTFEELELPESV from the coding sequence ATGACTTTAGGAGGAGCTAATGTTTGGACTAATTTTTCTTACGGTTATCGTAATGAGTCCCCAAGTGGTTGGTTGCTTAGCCAAGACCGCAGCAAATTAATTTTATTTATAAGGAATAAAAAATCTCCAAGAAATAGTATGAGAATTTTTGCACATACATATTATGCAAATGATCTTGGTGAGCCAATGGCACTTAAATCATCTACTCAAATGTATTTGGATAATGCTTGGGATAAATGGCATGACCTTCAATTAGAAGGTTGGACTTTTGAAGAACTTGAATTACCTGAATCTGTATGA
- a CDS encoding 5-(carboxyamino)imidazole ribonucleotide synthase, with protein MSLKKNINNIKKNYSLGIIGGGQLALMLTEAAKKRDLEVCVQTKSCNDPAGSKADHVIEADPLKIRGNKSLIKECEKIIFENEWIKIDKLNLIDNNDIFVPSLNSIKPLVDRFSQKKLLDRMNIPCPKWISIEDFKNLSGEEINNWTFPLMVKSNKGGYDGKGNIKINKKEDLDSFLTENNSDEWLIEEWIGYEKELALVGSRDRTGKIRFFPIVETFQSNHVCDWVLAPGINEYDLNLFAINIFSSIVNELNYVGVLAIEFFYGDNGLLINEIAPRTHNSAHFSIEACTSSQFDQYVCISSGIMPPEIKMNCEGAIMINLLGLKKNFPISMETRIKMLSEIEGSNIHCYGKSREILGRKMAHITFLLNGKTDSERYDEAQILLTMVRDIWPSPNA; from the coding sequence ATGAGTTTAAAAAAAAATATAAACAACATTAAAAAAAATTATTCCCTAGGAATAATTGGTGGAGGTCAATTAGCTTTGATGTTAACTGAGGCAGCAAAAAAAAGAGATTTAGAAGTATGTGTGCAAACAAAATCTTGTAATGATCCTGCTGGTTCAAAAGCAGATCATGTCATAGAAGCTGATCCTTTAAAGATAAGAGGTAATAAATCATTAATTAAAGAGTGTGAAAAAATAATTTTTGAAAATGAATGGATAAAAATTGATAAATTAAATTTAATTGACAATAATGATATTTTTGTTCCAAGTCTTAATTCAATTAAGCCATTGGTAGATAGGTTTTCTCAAAAAAAATTATTAGATAGAATGAATATTCCCTGTCCAAAATGGATAAGTATTGAAGATTTTAAAAATCTCTCGGGTGAGGAAATTAATAATTGGACTTTTCCATTAATGGTAAAATCGAATAAAGGTGGATATGACGGTAAAGGGAACATAAAAATAAATAAAAAAGAAGATTTAGATTCTTTTTTAACAGAGAATAATTCTGATGAATGGTTAATAGAAGAATGGATAGGGTATGAAAAAGAACTGGCTCTTGTTGGTTCGAGAGATAGGACCGGTAAGATAAGATTCTTCCCAATCGTTGAGACATTCCAATCAAACCATGTTTGTGATTGGGTTCTTGCACCTGGAATAAATGAATATGATTTGAACTTATTTGCAATAAATATTTTCTCTTCAATAGTCAATGAACTTAATTACGTTGGAGTTTTAGCAATTGAATTCTTCTATGGAGATAATGGTCTTTTAATTAATGAAATAGCTCCTAGAACACATAACTCAGCTCATTTCTCTATTGAAGCTTGCACTTCAAGTCAGTTTGATCAATATGTTTGCATTTCTTCTGGGATAATGCCACCTGAAATTAAAATGAACTGTGAAGGTGCAATTATGATAAATCTACTGGGGTTAAAAAAGAATTTCCCAATCTCAATGGAAACCAGAATTAAAATGTTATCTGAAATTGAGGGTTCTAATATTCATTGTTATGGCAAATCTCGCGAAATTCTTGGAAGAAAAATGGCTCACATCACATTTTTATTAAATGGTAAAACGGATTCAGAAAGATATGATGAAGCTCAAATTTTATTAACTATGGTAAGAGACATTTGGCCATCTCCAAATGCATAA
- a CDS encoding 3-dehydroquinate synthase has translation MNKKKILVPLGDKSYEVTIEAGILNNISEELLKIGITKNRKILVISNIEISNLYGEKFLNNLKDNQFQAKMFLIKAGESYKNLKTLSEIYDVAFEFGLDRNSIVIALGGGIVGDISGFAAATWLRGIEYIQIPTTLLSMVDSSVGGKTGVNHPKGKNLIGAFNQPKAVFIDPETLKSLPKREFSAGMAEVIKYGVIKDKELFEYLEIEKNKNELINLRNEYLIKIINSSIKTKSHIVSQDEHENGVRAILNYGHSFGHVIENLCGYGKFLHGEAISIGMNIAGEIAIEKGLWSKEELERQKNLLKSYDLPTEIPKINKEDVLTILMGDKKVRDGKMRFILPKEIGAVDIYDDVEDSLFLKFFS, from the coding sequence GTGAATAAGAAAAAAATATTAGTCCCACTAGGTGATAAGTCATACGAAGTAACTATAGAAGCAGGGATACTGAATAATATCAGCGAAGAACTCTTAAAAATTGGAATAACAAAGAATAGAAAAATACTTGTGATTTCAAATATAGAAATATCAAATTTGTATGGAGAAAAATTCTTAAATAATTTAAAAGATAATCAGTTTCAGGCCAAAATGTTCCTTATCAAGGCTGGAGAATCATATAAAAACTTAAAAACCTTAAGTGAAATATATGATGTTGCATTTGAATTTGGCTTAGATAGAAACTCAATAGTTATTGCCCTCGGAGGAGGAATTGTGGGAGATATAAGTGGTTTTGCAGCCGCGACTTGGCTGAGAGGTATCGAATATATTCAGATTCCAACAACATTATTATCAATGGTTGATTCGTCTGTGGGAGGAAAAACAGGAGTAAATCATCCAAAAGGTAAGAATTTAATTGGAGCTTTCAATCAACCTAAAGCAGTTTTTATTGATCCAGAAACTTTAAAAAGTTTGCCCAAAAGAGAATTTAGTGCTGGCATGGCCGAAGTAATAAAATACGGAGTAATAAAAGATAAAGAACTTTTCGAATACTTAGAAATTGAAAAAAACAAAAATGAACTTATAAATCTCAGAAATGAATATCTAATTAAAATAATTAATAGTTCAATTAAAACAAAGTCTCATATTGTTTCTCAAGACGAACATGAAAATGGTGTTAGAGCAATATTGAATTATGGCCATTCTTTTGGTCACGTTATTGAAAATTTATGTGGATACGGCAAATTTCTACATGGTGAGGCAATATCAATTGGTATGAATATTGCGGGGGAAATAGCAATTGAAAAAGGGTTATGGTCTAAAGAAGAATTAGAGAGACAGAAGAATCTTTTGAAGAGTTATGATCTTCCTACCGAGATCCCCAAAATAAATAAAGAAGACGTTCTAACAATACTTATGGGCGATAAAAAAGTGCGTGATGGCAAAATGAGATTTATATTACCGAAAGAAATTGGTGCTGTTGATATATATGATGACGTAGAAGATTCATTATTTTTAAAGTTTTTTTCTTAA
- a CDS encoding SAM-dependent methyltransferase, which produces MNSLPANNPDWLVKKIIKMGGTISFYDFMNFVLNDPINGYYGSGKAELGVRGDFVTSPSLSDDFAFLTGKQIEDWLIQFKNSFLSNQKLVVIEFGAGDGSFMRGLIKYFLENNKNFLEGVSFLIIEPNEGMVEKQKNKLEEFLNLGIEIIWKCLEEVEENNLNGIVFANEVLDALPVERITFSKGKLIRQAVSIDKNSQKLFFDEMPITNELEKSIELAKNELGITIPPEDALEGWTTEWHVDNSKWLEAIYGKINNGILLIIDYAKEAKKYYTSRNSDGTIVSYENQKMTNNVLYSPGNCDLTSHVCIETLINDAETLGFDTVGITKQGEALLALGLAERLYEIQKEIKEDLSNALLRREALLRLVDPICLGDFKWFVFKKFKDKEMNINSTCLR; this is translated from the coding sequence ATGAATAGCTTACCCGCGAATAATCCAGATTGGTTAGTAAAAAAAATAATAAAAATGGGTGGGACTATAAGTTTTTATGACTTTATGAATTTTGTTTTAAATGATCCTATTAATGGTTATTACGGCAGTGGCAAAGCTGAGTTAGGCGTTCGAGGAGATTTTGTCACATCACCCTCTTTATCTGATGATTTTGCTTTTTTGACTGGAAAACAAATAGAAGATTGGTTAATTCAGTTTAAAAATAGTTTTTTATCTAATCAAAAATTAGTTGTAATTGAATTTGGAGCAGGCGATGGAAGCTTTATGCGTGGATTAATTAAATACTTTTTAGAAAATAACAAGAATTTTTTGGAAGGAGTTTCTTTTTTAATTATTGAACCTAATGAAGGGATGGTAGAAAAACAAAAAAATAAATTGGAGGAATTTTTAAACTTAGGGATTGAAATTATATGGAAATGTTTGGAAGAAGTAGAGGAAAATAATTTAAATGGAATAGTTTTTGCAAATGAGGTTTTAGATGCTTTGCCAGTAGAGAGAATAACTTTCTCAAAAGGAAAATTAATTCGACAAGCAGTTTCTATAGACAAAAATTCTCAAAAATTATTTTTTGATGAAATGCCAATTACTAATGAATTGGAAAAAAGTATTGAACTTGCTAAAAATGAGTTAGGAATCACTATCCCGCCTGAAGATGCTCTCGAAGGGTGGACGACAGAATGGCATGTAGATAACTCAAAATGGTTGGAAGCTATTTATGGGAAAATCAATAATGGTATTTTATTGATAATTGATTACGCTAAAGAAGCCAAAAAATACTACACCTCTAGGAATTCTGATGGGACGATAGTTTCTTATGAAAATCAAAAAATGACTAATAATGTCCTATATTCTCCTGGAAATTGCGATTTAACATCTCATGTGTGCATAGAAACTTTAATTAATGATGCTGAGACTCTTGGATTTGATACTGTTGGAATAACTAAACAAGGAGAGGCTTTGTTGGCACTTGGATTGGCAGAGAGACTTTATGAGATTCAGAAAGAAATTAAAGAGGATTTATCAAATGCCCTTCTAAGAAGAGAGGCTTTACTTAGACTCGTTGATCCTATTTGTTTAGGTGATTTTAAGTGGTTTGTTTTTAAAAAGTTTAAGGATAAGGAAATGAATATAAATTCAACCTGTTTACGTTAA
- a CDS encoding TPM domain-containing protein gives MPSKINYLLGIFLSILVLISHKPVFAINNPNLLPEEKTPVIDLAKTLSPIQKKSLEDKLKNLEIESGWKIKYLSQFESSPGSAIKDYWDLDETSLLIVADPRGGNLLNFNVGEAYFNFMPRLFWVELQTRFGNQYYVKDHGEDGAVLDAINSVKICLERGGCQVVPGLPKEQYIWTLCTSILGGLVAGFASAPRKEGQLISIGFLALLSPLWGMLFGIFGLAPIISRTNDLLPLFKNGLAFTAAGIAGYILSQTLFSRFEKPKNT, from the coding sequence ATGCCTTCAAAGATTAACTATTTATTGGGAATATTTCTATCTATATTAGTTTTAATTTCACATAAACCCGTTTTCGCTATAAATAATCCAAATCTTTTACCAGAAGAAAAAACACCAGTAATTGATTTAGCTAAAACATTAAGCCCTATTCAGAAAAAATCTTTAGAAGACAAGCTCAAAAATCTTGAAATTGAAAGTGGATGGAAAATTAAATATTTATCTCAGTTTGAGAGTTCTCCCGGTAGTGCAATAAAGGACTATTGGGATTTAGATGAGACAAGTTTGTTAATAGTTGCTGATCCTAGAGGAGGAAATTTACTGAACTTTAACGTCGGAGAGGCTTATTTTAATTTTATGCCAAGGTTATTTTGGGTTGAACTTCAAACAAGATTCGGAAATCAATATTACGTAAAAGATCATGGTGAAGATGGTGCAGTACTAGATGCAATCAATTCCGTAAAGATTTGCCTTGAAAGAGGGGGGTGTCAAGTTGTTCCTGGCTTGCCCAAAGAACAATATATATGGACTTTATGTACATCTATTCTTGGAGGATTAGTAGCAGGTTTCGCATCTGCGCCACGAAAAGAAGGTCAATTAATATCAATTGGATTTTTAGCTCTTCTTTCTCCTTTATGGGGAATGTTATTTGGAATTTTTGGTCTAGCACCAATAATATCCAGAACAAATGATTTATTACCATTATTTAAAAATGGTTTAGCTTTTACAGCAGCAGGAATTGCGGGTTATATTTTATCTCAAACATTATTTTCAAGATTCGAAAAGCCCAAAAATACTTAA
- a CDS encoding TIGR04168 family protein — MVGDCHGQWSELDLKVLSIINPNIVLFVGDISDGSVKIIKKINEIKIPTFVILGNHDRGKDSTGETLSKQIRVLGGKYCAWDLKVFNNQINLLSARPCSSGGGYYLSKEVKGVYGPITEQDSINKIIKCSEESVEDIPLIIMSHAGPSGLGSEAKSICGKDWKLPPLDWGDRDLSVAISQIQKRRKVDLVIFGHMHNRLKRNLGLREMFKIDSKGTIYLNTAVVPRYKTDEDGKLLINFSWIEFEKKQLMHVSHRWYSESGVVCEEDKFF; from the coding sequence ATTGTTGGTGACTGTCATGGTCAATGGTCTGAATTAGACTTGAAAGTCTTATCGATTATAAACCCAAATATTGTTTTATTTGTTGGTGATATTTCTGATGGGAGTGTCAAAATAATTAAAAAAATTAATGAGATCAAAATTCCTACTTTTGTTATTTTAGGAAATCATGATAGAGGAAAGGACTCTACAGGCGAAACTCTCTCAAAGCAGATACGTGTTCTTGGTGGAAAATATTGTGCATGGGATTTGAAAGTTTTTAATAATCAAATAAATTTACTATCTGCAAGACCATGTAGTTCTGGCGGAGGCTATTATCTTTCAAAAGAAGTTAAAGGCGTTTATGGACCTATTACCGAACAAGATTCAATAAATAAAATCATCAAATGTTCAGAAGAGAGTGTCGAAGATATACCTTTAATAATTATGTCTCATGCTGGCCCTTCGGGTTTAGGCTCAGAAGCTAAAAGCATTTGTGGGAAAGACTGGAAATTACCCCCTTTAGATTGGGGAGATAGAGATTTGTCCGTGGCTATTTCTCAAATACAAAAGAGAAGAAAAGTTGATCTTGTGATTTTTGGTCATATGCATAATCGGCTAAAAAGAAATCTTGGTTTAAGAGAGATGTTTAAAATTGATAGCAAAGGGACAATTTATTTAAACACTGCAGTAGTGCCAAGATATAAAACTGATGAAGATGGGAAATTACTAATTAACTTTTCATGGATTGAGTTTGAAAAAAAACAATTAATGCATGTTTCTCACCGATGGTATTCAGAGTCTGGTGTAGTTTGTGAAGAAGATAAATTTTTTTAG
- the nadA gene encoding quinolinate synthase NadA: MTSTAKQKSIQNEEELISEIKERCKKANAIILAHYYQAPEIQEIADFIGDSLDLSRKAANNDADIIIFCGVHFMAETAKILSPNKTVLLPDIDAGCSLADDCPSDKFQKFREENPDHYVVSYINCTAEVKAQSDLICTSSNAVSLIKKIPEDKKIIFAPDQNLGRWVQKNSGRDLKLWPGSCIVHESFSEEALLKLKYQNPGSKVIAHPECSQNLLLLSDFIGSTSKLLDFITKDTSKTYMVLTEPGIIHQMKKKEPNKIFIEVPDIDGCKCNECPYMKLNTLEKILDCLKNNSPSIELDSEIIKKAYVPIKRMLDMSN, encoded by the coding sequence ATAACTTCTACTGCAAAACAGAAATCCATTCAAAACGAAGAGGAATTGATTTCTGAAATAAAGGAGCGTTGCAAAAAAGCTAATGCCATTATTCTTGCGCACTATTATCAAGCTCCAGAGATTCAGGAAATTGCAGATTTTATTGGCGATTCATTAGATCTATCTAGGAAAGCTGCAAATAATGATGCAGATATAATAATTTTTTGCGGGGTACACTTTATGGCCGAAACCGCAAAAATACTTAGCCCAAATAAAACAGTCCTATTACCAGATATTGATGCAGGATGCTCATTAGCAGACGATTGTCCCTCAGATAAATTTCAAAAGTTCAGGGAAGAAAATCCAGATCACTATGTCGTAAGTTATATTAATTGTACTGCAGAAGTAAAAGCTCAAAGTGATTTGATATGTACAAGTAGTAATGCAGTCTCATTAATTAAAAAGATACCTGAAGATAAAAAGATAATATTTGCACCAGATCAGAACCTTGGGAGATGGGTACAGAAAAATTCAGGAAGAGATCTTAAATTATGGCCTGGCAGCTGTATTGTTCATGAATCATTTAGTGAAGAAGCACTACTAAAATTAAAATACCAAAATCCAGGATCTAAAGTAATTGCTCATCCTGAATGCAGTCAAAATTTACTACTTCTATCAGACTTTATTGGATCAACAAGTAAACTGCTTGATTTCATCACCAAAGATACATCAAAAACTTACATGGTATTAACTGAACCTGGAATAATACATCAAATGAAGAAGAAAGAACCTAACAAAATTTTTATTGAGGTTCCGGATATAGACGGTTGCAAATGTAACGAGTGTCCCTATATGAAATTAAATACTCTAGAAAAAATTCTTGATTGTTTGAAAAATAATTCTCCATCTATTGAACTTGACTCAGAAATAATTAAAAAAGCATATGTTCCAATAAAAAGAATGTTGGATATGAGTAATTAA